The following coding sequences are from one Pigmentibacter sp. JX0631 window:
- a CDS encoding tetratricopeptide repeat protein, translated as MRVKTFFLASIFFLITACETPKNNEIIVDSKLLNLPNYQTFFYYPESTTKEQRLSASKKYIPNEVIDYLKSNKESSFLDIVSSNPILNKTIPSTLDVIASSIADIKRGDYQKAIEKNKNILNILERQRTKTLDEDYAVSPFREAMLILALAYMQAGEEKQTLQILEKLIISSNHWTPAYLALGEFYFSKKANKLALDVAVKGIDKCSNDLLYLYILQLKSEREMGNLISAKQIVNRLNTLYPKDSNVLLWQGILYQDDKDYLAACNSFRKAFEENRTNPYISHNHAYCLIQSGQYDEANEILMLAMTNHPSVPFLYYLNGFLENKRKNYLSAYKSWEAYLSMISENDPNYRIVNFKLTQMENENLLDSYPEFSGLPVTSN; from the coding sequence ATGAGAGTAAAAACTTTCTTTTTGGCAAGTATTTTTTTTCTAATAACAGCTTGTGAAACTCCAAAAAATAATGAAATTATCGTTGATTCAAAATTATTGAATTTACCAAATTATCAAACTTTTTTTTACTACCCAGAATCTACTACAAAGGAACAACGATTATCAGCTAGCAAGAAATATATTCCCAATGAAGTTATTGATTACTTAAAGAGTAATAAAGAATCTAGTTTCCTTGATATAGTTTCTAGTAATCCTATTTTAAATAAAACAATACCTAGCACATTAGATGTTATTGCAAGTTCTATAGCAGACATAAAAAGGGGTGACTATCAAAAAGCAATTGAAAAAAATAAAAATATTTTAAATATTTTAGAACGACAAAGGACAAAAACTTTAGATGAAGATTATGCAGTTTCTCCATTTAGGGAAGCAATGTTAATACTAGCTTTAGCTTATATGCAGGCAGGTGAGGAAAAGCAGACTTTACAAATTTTAGAAAAATTAATTATTTCATCAAACCATTGGACACCAGCTTATTTAGCTTTAGGTGAATTTTATTTTAGTAAAAAAGCTAATAAACTTGCTCTAGATGTAGCTGTAAAAGGAATCGATAAATGTTCAAATGATTTACTTTATCTTTATATTCTGCAATTAAAATCAGAAAGAGAAATGGGAAATTTAATATCAGCAAAACAAATTGTGAATCGTTTAAATACTCTGTATCCAAAAGACAGTAATGTCTTACTTTGGCAAGGGATTTTATATCAAGATGATAAAGATTATTTAGCTGCTTGTAATTCCTTTAGAAAAGCTTTTGAAGAAAATAGAACCAATCCTTATATTTCTCATAATCATGCATATTGTTTAATTCAAAGCGGACAGTATGATGAAGCTAATGAAATTTTAATGCTTGCTATGACCAATCATCCTTCTGTTCCATTTTTGTATTATTTAAATGGTTTTCTAGAAAATAAAAGAAAAAATTATTTATCTGCCTATAAGTCTTGGGAGGCATATTTAAGTATGATTAGTGAAAATGATCCAAATTATCGAAT